The Mycolicibacterium flavescens genomic interval GCACGAACAGAGGCGGAATCGCCATCCGAATCATGTGGCGGCGCAGCGCGCCAGGACCGGCCAGGTCGCGCGCCACCCACTCGCGCATCGAGTCCGGAAGCCGGCGTCCATACGAATAGGTGATGTATTGAACGATGTTGGGGCGGGCGGCAGCCACGAATCCTCCTTGAGTAGTCAGTTGTCGAGTGCGCCCGCGGCGAGGGCGGCGGTGTTCACACGGTTCAACACGTTGCGAAGCGTTTCGAGTTCGTCCAGGTCCACACCCAGGCGCTCGACGACGGCAGGCGGTATCTCCAGCGCGCGGCGCCGTAACCGCACACCTTCCTCGGTGAGCCGCACGTCCGTGGCCCGCTCGTCGACGGCGCTGCGTGCCCTGGTGATGAAGCCGAGCGACTCGAGGCGTTTCAGCATCGGGGACAGTGTCGCCGAGTCGAGTTGCAAAGCGCTCGCGATGTCCTTGACCGACAGCGGTTTTGTGGGCGGCTCTGCGGCCTCTGAGGTCTTGTAGTGGTCCCACAGCGCCAGCATGACGAGGTACTGAGGGTGGGTGAGGCCGAGCGGCTCG includes:
- the ohrR_1 gene encoding MarR family transcriptional regulator, with product MSTSTPARVDPLALEQQVCFALAVTNRAVLAIYRPLLEPLGLTHPQYLVMLALWDHYKTSEAAEPPTKPLSVKDIASALQLDSATLSPMLKRLESLGFITRARSAVDERATDVRLTEEGVRLRRRALEIPPAVVERLGVDLDELETLRNVLNRVNTAALAAGALDN